From the Calditrichota bacterium genome, the window CTCCACAAAGTCGTCGCCGATCTCCAAATCGGGCTCGACCTTGCGGGCGGATTCCAGGTCGATCTCGCAAGTCTCGTCGGTGACTTCCTCCACGATCTTCTTGTTCTGATATATCTCGATCTCGCCCTTTTCGAAATTGACAAAGATGTCGAAGTTGTCGGTGGTGCCAAAGCGTTTCTTGATCATGCCCATGAACACCGACTCGATGATCTCAGCGAGGACCTCCTTGTCGATGTTGCGCTCCTTGGCCATTTCGGCAAAGGCTTCAACGATTTCGCTCTTCATACCAAAAACACCCTCTGCAGCTGATTCCCTTTCAAAGCAAAGTTAGCCTCACCACCTGGGCTGCACTTTAGCCAGACGGACGTCTTTGAGCTCCAAAGTGCGCAACTCTCCCTTACAGTCGAGCACAATGTTCCCGGAACTGACCTGTTTGAGCACGCCGACGACAGTGCGCGACCTTTCCCCTTCCTGATAGTCGACCTTCAGCGTCCGCTCAAGATTGCGCTGAAAATCGCGCTCCGAACGCAAGGGCCGGTCCAGCCCTGGAGAGGAGACCTCCAAAGTATA encodes:
- a CDS encoding ribosome maturation factor RimP produces the protein MTSKEDIRALVEQALAGEEVDLVDVELKGRPGRQVLRVFVDVDGGITLARCAELSQKISDLLDRKDPIPTSYTLEVSSPGLDRPLRSERDFQRNLERTLKVDYQEGERSRTVVGVLKQVSSGNIVLDCKGELRTLELKDVRLAKVQPRW